The following proteins come from a genomic window of Pseudomonas sp. WJP1:
- a CDS encoding PA0061/PA0062 family lipoprotein, with protein sequence MRKLMLTGGLLMLAGCAGFGLPRHDPTQAWIDLESHQEDTALLALEVDNKAATDKRYFEVQPGSHELTVRYQFPVQPTNIGPDAEPLWRDCQLNVKFNDFNAGERYQLQAGNIGFRPWAKLYDQQRKVIGQGTPAGCQRT encoded by the coding sequence ATGCGCAAGTTGATGCTGACGGGAGGCCTGCTGATGCTGGCCGGTTGTGCAGGATTCGGATTACCTCGCCATGATCCGACGCAAGCCTGGATCGATCTGGAGTCACATCAGGAAGACACGGCCCTGCTGGCGCTGGAGGTGGACAATAAAGCGGCCACCGACAAGCGCTATTTCGAGGTCCAACCCGGCAGCCATGAATTGACCGTTCGCTACCAGTTCCCGGTCCAGCCCACCAATATCGGTCCCGATGCCGAACCGCTGTGGCGAGACTGCCAGCTGAATGTGAAATTCAACGACTTCAACGCGGGTGAGCGCTATCAACTGCAAGCGGGGAATATCGGCTTCCGGCCATGGGCCAAGTTGTATGATCAACAGCGAAAAGTGATTGGCCAGGGCACACCGGCGGGCTGCCAACGGACCTGA
- a CDS encoding PA0061/PA0062 family lipoprotein, which produces MRRLMLLLAASAVAGCSTPMPAANPQMAWVDFSTPFPNDKLLMAERLDNQRLRDGRFFQVTPGSHELTVRFDFEVPGGSSDLFGGSTERLCYMIVKYDHFEAGQRYLLQARSMAFTPEARLYNAKHEIVAEESQINCVP; this is translated from the coding sequence ATGCGCAGGTTGATGCTGTTACTGGCTGCAAGTGCCGTGGCCGGCTGTTCGACGCCGATGCCGGCGGCCAATCCGCAGATGGCGTGGGTCGACTTTTCTACGCCATTCCCTAACGATAAATTGCTGATGGCCGAGCGACTGGATAACCAGCGCTTGCGCGACGGGCGTTTTTTCCAGGTCACTCCCGGTAGTCACGAGCTGACCGTGCGCTTCGACTTTGAAGTGCCTGGCGGAAGCTCGGACTTGTTCGGCGGTTCCACGGAGCGGCTGTGCTACATGATCGTCAAATACGATCATTTTGAAGCCGGTCAACGCTATCTGTTACAAGCTCGCTCCATGGCGTTCACCCCTGAAGCGCGGCTGTACAACGCCAAGCATGAGATCGTTGCCGAAGAGAGCCAGATCAACTGTGTGCCGTAA
- a CDS encoding DUF1161 domain-containing protein, whose translation MKRFALAVICCALATSALAAPKPCEELKAEIEAKIQAAGVTSYTLEIVTNDEVHDQNMVVGSCDGGTRKIIYQKNDR comes from the coding sequence ATGAAACGTTTTGCCTTGGCGGTTATCTGTTGCGCCCTGGCCACTTCGGCCCTGGCGGCACCCAAACCTTGTGAAGAACTCAAGGCCGAAATCGAAGCCAAGATCCAGGCCGCAGGGGTGACGTCCTACACCCTGGAAATCGTGACCAATGACGAAGTGCACGACCAGAACATGGTCGTTGGCTCGTGCGACGGTGGCACCAGGAAAATCATCTACCAGAAGAATGACCGCTGA
- a CDS encoding OsmC family protein: MAITKKASAHWEGDLKTGIGSISTETGVLRDAPYGFKARFEGGKGTNPEELIGAAHAGCFSMAFSMILGNAGLKADSIDTNAEVTLDQVEGGFAITAVKLILKAKIPGASQAQFDELSNKAKEGCPVSKVLNAKISLDATLLS, encoded by the coding sequence ATGGCTATCACCAAGAAAGCATCGGCCCACTGGGAAGGTGACCTGAAAACCGGCATCGGCTCGATTTCCACCGAAACCGGGGTGCTCAGGGACGCGCCCTACGGCTTCAAGGCCCGTTTTGAGGGCGGCAAGGGCACCAATCCGGAAGAGTTGATCGGAGCGGCCCACGCAGGCTGTTTCTCCATGGCGTTTTCGATGATTCTCGGTAACGCCGGCCTCAAGGCTGACAGCATCGATACCAACGCCGAAGTCACTCTGGATCAGGTAGAAGGTGGTTTTGCGATCACGGCCGTGAAACTGATCCTCAAGGCCAAAATCCCCGGCGCAAGCCAGGCGCAGTTCGATGAGTTGAGCAACAAGGCCAAAGAGGGCTGCCCGGTATCCAAGGTGTTGAATGCGAAAATCAGCCTGGATGCGACTTTGCTCAGCTGA
- a CDS encoding LLM class flavin-dependent oxidoreductase: MKRLSDIKFSTLDLVPVRESGSAAQSLRNSLDLAQHVEKFGYNRFWVAEHHNMDGIASSATSVLLGYLAGGTSTIRVGSGGVMLPNHAPLVIAEQFGTLESLYPGRIDLGLGRAPGSDQMTARALRRERSGSADDFPDDVAELVRYLGPRTPDQRVIAMPGTGTNVPIWLLGSSLFSAQLAGERGLPYAFASHFAPRFMHEAIRVYRNHFKPSAVLDKPYVMLGVPLVAADTDEQADYLATSVFQRILALMRGQSLVQRPPVKTMDGLWLPHEKEAVSDFLGLAMIGSPQKIRARLEVLIEQTQADELIFTCDLYEHADRLHSYELLAQVMKG; this comes from the coding sequence ATGAAACGACTGTCCGATATCAAGTTCTCGACCCTCGACCTGGTGCCCGTGCGGGAGAGCGGCAGCGCCGCCCAGTCGTTGCGCAACTCGCTGGACCTGGCGCAGCACGTCGAAAAATTCGGCTATAACCGGTTCTGGGTTGCCGAACACCACAACATGGACGGCATTGCCAGTTCTGCGACCTCCGTGCTGCTTGGCTATCTGGCCGGTGGCACCTCGACCATTCGGGTCGGTTCCGGCGGAGTCATGTTGCCCAACCATGCGCCGCTGGTGATCGCGGAACAATTCGGCACGCTTGAAAGCCTGTATCCGGGGCGCATCGACCTGGGGCTTGGCCGTGCGCCCGGTTCCGATCAGATGACGGCCCGTGCCCTGCGTCGTGAACGCTCCGGCAGCGCCGACGATTTCCCGGACGATGTGGCCGAACTGGTGCGTTATCTCGGCCCGCGCACGCCGGACCAGCGCGTTATCGCGATGCCAGGAACCGGCACGAATGTCCCGATCTGGCTGCTGGGCTCAAGCCTGTTCAGCGCGCAGCTGGCAGGGGAGCGCGGTTTGCCCTACGCCTTCGCTTCACACTTCGCTCCACGCTTCATGCATGAGGCCATTCGTGTCTACCGCAATCATTTCAAGCCTTCTGCGGTGCTGGACAAGCCTTATGTGATGCTCGGCGTGCCGCTGGTGGCCGCCGACACGGATGAACAGGCCGACTATCTGGCGACCTCGGTATTCCAGCGCATTCTCGCGCTGATGCGTGGGCAGAGCCTGGTGCAGCGCCCGCCGGTGAAAACGATGGATGGGTTGTGGTTGCCCCATGAGAAAGAAGCCGTCAGCGATTTCCTGGGGTTGGCGATGATCGGCAGCCCGCAAAAAATCCGCGCCAGGCTGGAAGTGCTGATCGAGCAGACCCAGGCCGACGAACTGATTTTCACCTGCGATCTCTACGAACACGCGGATCGCCTGCATTCCTATGAGCTGCTGGCGCAGGTCATGAAGGGCTGA
- a CDS encoding DUF1161 domain-containing protein, whose translation MKKFILAVGLLSLAGTAFAEGGKSCEELKAEIAAKLDAKGVSGYSLEIVDKGNASGGKIVGTCEKGSKEIVYKK comes from the coding sequence ATGAAGAAGTTTATTTTGGCGGTAGGTTTGTTGAGCCTGGCGGGTACTGCCTTCGCTGAAGGTGGCAAGTCCTGCGAAGAGTTGAAAGCCGAAATCGCTGCAAAGCTCGATGCCAAGGGCGTTTCGGGTTATTCGCTGGAAATCGTTGATAAAGGCAATGCATCTGGCGGAAAAATCGTCGGCACCTGCGAGAAGGGCAGCAAGGAAATAGTCTACAAAAAGTAG
- a CDS encoding dodecin, with translation MTDHHTYKKVELVGSSTSSIEDAINNALAEASKSLKYMEWFEVTETRGHIKDGKAAHFQVTLKVGFRIASS, from the coding sequence ATGACTGACCATCACACCTATAAGAAAGTCGAACTCGTAGGCTCGTCCACCAGCAGTATCGAAGACGCGATCAACAACGCGCTGGCCGAGGCCAGCAAGAGTCTCAAGTACATGGAATGGTTTGAAGTGACCGAAACCCGCGGCCATATCAAGGACGGCAAGGCTGCGCACTTCCAGGTGACGCTCAAGGTCGGGTTCCGGATTGCCAGTAGCTGA
- a CDS encoding DUF883 family protein, producing the protein MANSSLRKASLQSMEAEIESLLKSLESLKDDASDESRKTLKVLKGNAENALRHSRHLLSDAYEEVKVKTRETGIATRDYAQEHPWTTAGVAVGALGLLAAYLLFKRGE; encoded by the coding sequence ATGGCCAACAGCTCGTTACGCAAAGCCTCATTGCAAAGCATGGAAGCGGAGATCGAGAGTCTGCTCAAATCCTTGGAAAGCCTGAAGGACGACGCCTCGGACGAGTCGCGTAAAACCCTCAAGGTGCTTAAAGGCAATGCCGAGAATGCCTTGAGGCATTCGCGCCATCTGCTTTCGGATGCCTATGAAGAGGTCAAGGTCAAAACCCGTGAAACCGGCATCGCCACTCGCGATTACGCACAGGAGCACCCCTGGACGACTGCCGGTGTTGCCGTCGGTGCGTTGGGCCTGTTGGCGGCCTACCTGCTGTTTAAACGCGGGGAGTGA
- a CDS encoding LysR family transcriptional regulator has product MSHDLPPLNALRAFEATARLNSVSQAAEQLHVTHGAVSRQLKVLEEHLGVSLFIKEGRGLKLTDAGMRLRDASAEAFERLRTVCAELTQSTADAPFVLGCSGSLLARWFIPRLGRLNADLPDLRLHLSAGEGDLDPRRPGLDALLVFAEPPWPADMQVFELASERIGPVMSPRFAGYERLKTAQATALLTEPLLHTTSRPQAWPSWAQQSNLDAKALKYGQGFEHLYYLLEAAVAGLGVAIAPEPLVAEDLKAGRLVAPWGFCETPAHLALWLPKRAADGRARQLAQWLKNELRQTDHSPRLNSR; this is encoded by the coding sequence ATGAGCCACGACCTGCCACCGCTGAATGCCCTGCGCGCCTTCGAAGCCACTGCCCGCTTGAACAGCGTCAGTCAGGCAGCCGAGCAGCTGCACGTCACCCATGGGGCGGTCAGCCGGCAGCTCAAAGTGCTTGAGGAACACCTCGGCGTGAGCCTGTTCATCAAGGAAGGACGCGGCCTGAAACTCACAGATGCAGGCATGCGTCTGCGTGATGCCAGCGCTGAAGCGTTTGAGCGCTTGCGCACCGTGTGCGCCGAGCTCACGCAAAGCACCGCCGATGCGCCGTTCGTCCTGGGCTGTTCGGGAAGCCTGCTGGCACGCTGGTTCATACCGCGCCTAGGGCGACTGAACGCTGATTTGCCCGACCTGCGCCTGCACCTGTCAGCCGGTGAGGGCGATCTCGATCCCCGTCGCCCGGGCCTGGATGCCCTGCTGGTGTTCGCTGAACCGCCCTGGCCGGCCGATATGCAGGTCTTCGAACTGGCCAGTGAACGGATCGGCCCGGTCATGAGCCCACGATTCGCCGGTTATGAGCGCCTGAAAACGGCGCAGGCCACCGCGCTACTTACTGAACCCTTGCTGCACACCACTTCGCGTCCGCAAGCCTGGCCCAGCTGGGCGCAGCAAAGCAACCTCGACGCCAAGGCATTGAAGTACGGACAGGGTTTCGAACATTTGTATTACTTGTTGGAAGCGGCGGTAGCCGGGCTGGGCGTGGCGATTGCCCCCGAGCCGCTGGTGGCCGAGGACTTGAAGGCGGGTCGCCTGGTCGCCCCTTGGGGATTTTGCGAAACACCCGCGCATCTAGCCTTGTGGCTACCCAAGCGCGCCGCGGACGGGCGCGCCAGGCAACTGGCGCAATGGCTCAAGAATGAGCTGCGCCAGACAGATCACTCCCCGCGTTTAAACAGCAGGTAG
- the trpB gene encoding tryptophan synthase subunit beta, which yields MTQTNLRNGPDANGLFGSFGGRYVAETLMPLILDLAREYEAAKEDPAFKEELAYFQRDYVGRPSPLYFAERLTEFCGGAKIYLKREELNHTGAHKINNCIGQILLARRMGKKRIIAETGAGMHGVATATVAARFGLDCVIYMGTTDIERQQANVFRMKLLGAEVIPVVAGTGTLKDAMNEALRDWVTNVDNTFYLIGTVAGPHPYPAMVRDFQAVIGKETRDQLQAQEGRLPDSLVACIGGGSNAMGLFHPFLDDKSVEIIGVEAAGHGIETGKHAASLNGGVPGVLHGNRTFLLQDDDGQIIDAHSISAGLDYPGIGPEHAWLHDIGRVQYTSVTDDEALAAFHQCCRLEGIIPALESAHALAEVFKRAPTLPKDHLMVVNLSGRGDKDMQTVMHHMEHSQQEQSKQEKH from the coding sequence ATGACCCAGACTAATCTGCGCAACGGCCCTGACGCCAACGGCCTGTTCGGCTCGTTCGGCGGCCGTTACGTCGCTGAAACCCTGATGCCGTTGATCCTCGATCTGGCCCGTGAATACGAAGCGGCCAAGGAAGATCCTGCCTTCAAGGAAGAGCTGGCCTATTTCCAGCGCGACTACGTCGGTCGTCCGAGCCCGCTCTATTTCGCCGAACGTCTGACCGAATTCTGTGGCGGCGCGAAGATTTATCTCAAGCGTGAAGAGCTGAACCACACCGGCGCGCACAAGATCAACAACTGCATCGGCCAGATCCTGCTGGCGCGGCGCATGGGCAAGAAACGCATCATCGCCGAAACCGGCGCGGGCATGCACGGCGTGGCGACCGCCACCGTGGCTGCGCGTTTTGGGCTGGACTGCGTGATCTACATGGGCACCACTGACATCGAACGTCAGCAGGCCAACGTGTTCCGCATGAAGCTGTTGGGCGCCGAAGTGATCCCGGTCGTGGCCGGCACCGGCACCCTCAAGGATGCGATGAACGAAGCCTTGCGTGACTGGGTGACCAACGTCGACAACACCTTCTACCTGATCGGCACCGTGGCCGGTCCGCACCCTTATCCTGCGATGGTCCGCGACTTCCAGGCCGTCATCGGCAAGGAAACTCGTGACCAGCTGCAAGCTCAGGAAGGTCGCCTGCCGGACAGCCTGGTGGCGTGCATCGGCGGTGGTTCCAACGCCATGGGCCTGTTCCACCCGTTCCTCGACGACAAGAGCGTTGAAATCATCGGCGTTGAAGCGGCCGGTCACGGCATCGAAACCGGCAAGCACGCGGCCAGCCTGAACGGTGGCGTTCCGGGTGTACTGCACGGCAACCGCACTTTCCTGTTGCAGGACGACGATGGCCAGATCATCGACGCCCACTCGATCTCCGCTGGCCTCGACTACCCGGGCATCGGCCCGGAACACGCCTGGTTGCATGACATCGGCCGTGTCCAGTACACCTCGGTGACCGACGACGAAGCGCTCGCGGCATTCCACCAGTGCTGCCGCCTGGAAGGGATCATTCCTGCCCTGGAAAGCGCCCATGCCCTGGCTGAAGTGTTCAAGCGCGCGCCGACTTTGCCGAAGGATCACCTTATGGTGGTCAACCTGTCTGGCCGTGGCGATAAGGACATGCAGACTGTGATGCACCACATGGAACACTCTCAACAAGAGCAGTCTAAGCAGGAGAAACACTGA
- the trpA gene encoding tryptophan synthase subunit alpha, whose translation MSRLQTRFAELKEQNRAALVTFVTAGDPDYDTSLAILKGLPAAGADVIELGMPFTDPMADGPAIQLANIRALAAKQNLAKTLEMVREFRKDNNDTPLVLMGYFNPIHKYGVPRFITDAKEAGVDGLIVVDMPPEHNGELCDPAQAAGLDFIRLTTPTTDDVRLPTVLNGSSGFVYYVSVAGVTGAGAATLEHVEEAVTRLRRHTDLPISIGFGIRTPEQAASIARLADGVVVGSALIDHIANATTPDQAIDGVLSLCSALADGVRKARVS comes from the coding sequence ATGAGCCGCCTGCAAACGCGTTTTGCCGAACTCAAGGAACAGAATCGCGCCGCCCTGGTGACCTTCGTCACCGCCGGTGACCCGGACTACGACACCTCCCTGGCAATCCTCAAGGGTTTGCCGGCCGCTGGCGCCGATGTGATCGAATTGGGCATGCCCTTCACCGATCCGATGGCTGACGGCCCGGCTATCCAGCTGGCCAACATCCGCGCGCTGGCAGCCAAACAGAACCTGGCGAAAACCCTGGAAATGGTGCGTGAGTTTCGCAAGGACAACAACGACACGCCACTGGTGCTGATGGGTTACTTCAACCCGATCCACAAGTACGGCGTGCCACGTTTCATCACCGACGCGAAAGAGGCCGGTGTCGATGGCCTGATCGTGGTCGACATGCCGCCCGAGCATAACGGTGAGCTGTGCGACCCGGCCCAGGCGGCCGGTCTGGACTTCATCCGCCTGACCACGCCGACCACCGACGATGTGCGCCTGCCAACAGTCCTTAATGGCAGCTCCGGGTTTGTGTACTACGTATCGGTGGCCGGTGTGACCGGTGCTGGCGCGGCAACCCTGGAACACGTCGAAGAAGCGGTCACTCGCCTGCGTCGCCATACCGACCTGCCGATCAGCATCGGTTTCGGCATTCGCACGCCGGAGCAAGCGGCATCCATTGCGCGCCTGGCGGACGGTGTAGTGGTGGGTTCGGCACTGATCGATCACATCGCCAATGCCACGACGCCGGATCAGGCCATCGATGGCGTCCTGAGCCTGTGCTCGGCGTTGGCCGATGGCGTGCGTAAGGCCCGCGTCAGCTGA
- a CDS encoding anti-virulence regulator CigR family protein has translation MKMPKRLIASLGVLILSATPLLNASADQRNDHDHGGPQQGQYDNHDNDHRGGQDNHRGGPPRDFGPVRQTIHDHHDYFVRGAPPPPGIHLERGRPLPHGYYGERLDNRALSRLPYYQGYEWRRAGSDIVLIAMGSGIVYEILEGVL, from the coding sequence ATGAAAATGCCGAAACGTCTGATTGCCAGCCTGGGTGTGCTGATTCTCAGTGCGACCCCGTTGCTGAACGCCAGCGCCGATCAGCGCAACGATCATGACCACGGCGGCCCGCAACAGGGCCAATACGATAACCACGACAATGACCATCGTGGCGGGCAGGACAACCATCGCGGTGGGCCTCCCCGGGATTTTGGCCCGGTGCGCCAGACGATTCATGACCATCACGACTATTTCGTCCGTGGTGCGCCGCCACCTCCAGGCATACATCTGGAACGTGGCCGGCCACTGCCCCATGGCTATTACGGCGAACGCCTGGACAATCGCGCATTGAGTCGTTTGCCGTATTACCAGGGCTACGAATGGCGTCGCGCGGGTAGCGATATCGTATTGATCGCGATGGGCAGCGGTATTGTCTACGAGATTCTCGAAGGGGTGCTCTGA
- a CDS encoding DUF7844 domain-containing protein, which translates to MRSPAAWLLAGVVLLFGSAAHADLELRLKTEGLSPAQQQASQALLDEAMQALPPRFIEQLDRRIDVGWTDNMRSDAYGQASLVSELDLNRNLLASLTDGSAATKKTYRPHGTVRREMLATVLHELTHIYDRSRLWSNEERTLIQRCTQRNGSSGLIGIPDQCRGQSDRRFTFSDDPRLLDLAGWQQYVGRRGEREQHNRQIVRSPDIYETSSPKEFVAVNMEYFLLDPSYACRRPALYRYYKERFGWAPAAKGDCGKTFAFLNAGNDFAKTPLGQVDPERVYAVDYLLAEANQNWVSRWGHSMLRLVICAPGRPRGPDCRLDLDQHLVLSYRAFVGDVQLSSWDGLVGKYPSRLFVLPLAQVIDEYTKTELRSLASVPLNLSREEIENVVERAAEMHWSYDGNYFFLSNNCAVEELKLLRGGTNNSKLVALDNIMPNGLLEVLKGRGLADTSVLDDPREALRLGYRFDSFRDRYQAMFEVLRKQLPIKQEKVEDWLSLTAAQRRQWFDQADLRTSAALLLLEQASYRQQLLLAQDEVKQRYLGARELKNGGMDKANATLRQILDSSGFLSRPAELLGSGGYGLPQPAEWQRLESETSLRQKQLQALTGDLDKEVRALLDPDRAAEMAANEANVKQIGEHLRKLHKASGGLELP; encoded by the coding sequence GTGAGGTCTCCAGCTGCCTGGCTGTTGGCCGGGGTCGTGCTGCTGTTCGGCAGCGCGGCCCACGCCGACCTCGAACTACGCCTCAAGACCGAAGGCCTGAGCCCCGCGCAGCAGCAAGCCAGCCAAGCGTTGCTTGATGAAGCCATGCAGGCATTGCCGCCACGGTTCATCGAGCAACTCGACCGGCGTATTGACGTCGGCTGGACCGATAACATGCGCAGCGATGCCTACGGCCAGGCGTCACTGGTGTCCGAGCTCGATCTGAACCGCAACCTGTTGGCGAGCCTCACCGATGGCAGCGCCGCGACCAAAAAGACCTATCGCCCCCATGGCACTGTGCGCCGGGAGATGCTCGCTACGGTGCTGCATGAGCTGACCCACATTTATGACCGCTCGCGTCTCTGGTCGAATGAGGAGCGCACGCTGATCCAGCGCTGTACCCAACGCAACGGCAGTTCAGGGCTGATCGGCATTCCCGATCAATGCCGCGGCCAGTCCGATCGACGCTTTACGTTCAGCGACGACCCGCGCCTGCTCGACCTTGCCGGGTGGCAGCAGTACGTTGGCCGTCGTGGTGAGCGCGAACAGCACAACCGCCAGATCGTCCGCAGCCCGGATATCTACGAGACCAGCAGCCCCAAGGAATTCGTCGCGGTCAACATGGAGTATTTCCTCCTCGACCCGAGCTACGCCTGTCGTCGCCCTGCGCTGTACCGCTACTACAAGGAACGCTTCGGCTGGGCACCTGCGGCCAAAGGCGATTGTGGCAAGACCTTCGCCTTCCTCAATGCCGGCAATGACTTCGCCAAGACGCCTTTGGGCCAGGTCGATCCAGAGCGGGTCTACGCTGTCGACTATCTACTGGCAGAAGCCAACCAGAACTGGGTCAGCCGTTGGGGCCACAGCATGTTGCGCCTGGTGATCTGCGCACCGGGCCGGCCACGCGGGCCGGATTGCCGCCTGGACCTGGACCAGCACCTGGTGTTGTCCTACCGCGCGTTCGTGGGCGACGTGCAGCTATCGAGTTGGGATGGATTGGTGGGCAAATACCCGTCACGCCTGTTCGTGCTGCCACTGGCCCAGGTGATCGACGAATACACCAAGACCGAACTGCGCAGCCTCGCCTCCGTGCCGCTGAACCTGTCTCGTGAAGAGATCGAAAACGTGGTGGAACGTGCCGCCGAGATGCACTGGAGTTACGACGGCAACTACTTCTTCCTGTCAAACAACTGCGCTGTCGAAGAGCTGAAGTTATTGCGTGGCGGCACCAACAACTCGAAGTTGGTTGCGCTCGACAACATCATGCCCAATGGCTTGCTGGAAGTGCTGAAGGGTCGCGGGCTGGCGGATACCAGCGTGCTGGACGATCCACGTGAGGCACTGCGCCTGGGTTATCGCTTTGACTCATTCCGCGATCGCTATCAAGCGATGTTCGAGGTACTGAGAAAGCAACTACCGATCAAACAGGAAAAGGTCGAAGACTGGTTGTCCCTGACCGCAGCGCAGCGTCGCCAGTGGTTCGATCAGGCGGATTTGCGCACCAGTGCGGCATTGCTCCTGCTGGAACAGGCAAGCTATCGCCAGCAGTTGCTTCTGGCCCAGGACGAGGTCAAGCAACGTTACCTGGGTGCCCGTGAGCTGAAGAACGGTGGAATGGACAAAGCCAACGCGACACTGAGGCAAATTCTCGATAGCAGCGGGTTCCTCAGTCGTCCGGCGGAATTGCTCGGCAGCGGCGGGTATGGCTTGCCGCAACCGGCTGAATGGCAACGCCTGGAATCGGAGACCAGCCTGCGGCAGAAGCAGCTTCAGGCACTGACCGGGGATCTGGACAAGGAAGTCAGGGCGCTGCTCGATCCAGACCGTGCAGCGGAAATGGCCGCCAACGAGGCCAATGTGAAACAGATTGGCGAACACCTGCGCAAGTTGCACAAAGCTTCGGGTGGGTTGGAGTTGCCGTAA
- a CDS encoding DUF2388 domain-containing protein gives MRNPLIVATLGLLLLADVAQAQTLVATSNILIRATQRTLDFTSDTTTSIRDSKIVRQAQDDAASFVASNGDIRGAHLESALNLLRTRVPEAREASDQDLAEAILAL, from the coding sequence ATGCGTAACCCACTGATTGTTGCCACTCTTGGCCTACTGTTGTTGGCTGATGTGGCCCAGGCCCAAACCCTGGTTGCCACCAGCAACATTCTCATTCGTGCCACCCAGCGCACACTGGACTTCACTTCCGACACCACGACGTCCATCCGCGACTCGAAAATTGTCCGCCAAGCCCAAGACGATGCCGCCAGTTTCGTCGCCAGCAACGGCGATATTCGTGGTGCGCACCTGGAATCCGCTCTCAATTTGTTGCGCACTCGCGTTCCGGAAGCCCGCGAAGCCAGTGATCAGGATCTCGCCGAAGCCATCCTCGCACTGTGA
- a CDS encoding DUF2388 domain-containing protein: MRFLSNLLIAPVFLAAWYSGAAHAFDAFNLSTQGIVASSYASGMVTSAPFDHKLLAARDDAAAFIASDGQMRGARLESALAYLRQTRPKLHASDLELAQAILVQ; encoded by the coding sequence ATGCGTTTTCTTTCAAACCTGCTGATTGCTCCGGTATTTCTAGCGGCCTGGTACTCGGGGGCGGCCCATGCCTTCGACGCGTTTAACCTTTCTACCCAGGGCATCGTGGCCAGCAGTTATGCCTCAGGCATGGTGACCTCTGCCCCCTTCGACCATAAACTGCTCGCCGCCCGGGATGATGCCGCTGCATTCATCGCCAGTGATGGCCAGATGAGAGGCGCACGGCTGGAGTCGGCCCTGGCTTACCTGCGCCAGACCCGGCCAAAACTTCATGCCAGCGACCTTGAACTGGCACAGGCAATTCTCGTCCAATAG
- a CDS encoding DUF2388 domain-containing protein yields the protein MSRLRLLSAAALLAVAANAHATSFIVTTDAVVGALKATSDATSDVTSSFKDDKIVLAARDDAASFVASEGSIRGVKLESALDHIRHQAPQLNATDAQLAQAILTI from the coding sequence ATGTCCCGTCTTCGTCTGCTCAGCGCTGCTGCCCTGCTTGCCGTGGCTGCCAATGCCCACGCCACCAGCTTCATCGTGACCACCGATGCCGTCGTCGGTGCACTCAAAGCCACGTCCGACGCGACCTCCGACGTCACGTCTTCGTTCAAGGACGACAAGATCGTGCTCGCGGCCCGTGACGACGCTGCCAGCTTCGTCGCCAGCGAAGGCAGCATTCGTGGGGTAAAACTGGAAAGCGCACTTGATCACATTCGCCATCAGGCTCCTCAACTGAACGCAACCGACGCACAGTTGGCACAGGCCATCCTGACCATCTAA
- a CDS encoding DUF1127 domain-containing protein, with the protein MPLRVIANLMLWQRRISSRHQLARLDSRLLADAGISEAQRYEELSKPFWR; encoded by the coding sequence ATGCCTCTGCGCGTTATCGCCAATCTGATGCTGTGGCAGCGCCGCATCTCCAGCCGCCACCAACTGGCTCGTCTGGATTCGCGTCTGCTGGCTGACGCCGGGATTAGCGAAGCACAACGCTACGAAGAGCTGAGCAAGCCGTTCTGGCGCTAA